The Streptococcus pluranimalium genome contains a region encoding:
- a CDS encoding DUF1831 domain-containing protein: MAFEQSISLKDCRYTYAIDPNIKKYALKDLTFSENKVGHLELSRILEELPNSGVGFLLKIVIHKDLTGFKLNITDQSGLRLVNIFKSEDHKILQDKFYFLMDSLVERHVFTKIEQ, from the coding sequence ATGGCTTTTGAACAATCCATTTCACTTAAAGACTGTCGCTACACTTATGCAATTGATCCCAACATCAAAAAATATGCCCTTAAAGATTTAACCTTTTCTGAAAATAAGGTTGGTCACCTTGAATTGAGCCGTATTTTAGAAGAACTGCCTAATTCTGGTGTTGGTTTTCTCTTAAAAATTGTTATCCATAAGGATTTGACAGGTTTTAAATTAAACATCACTGATCAGTCTGGTCTCCGCCTCGTTAACATCTTTAAATCTGAAGATCACAAAATTCTTCAAGATAAGTTCTATTTCCTTATGGATAGTCTTGTTGAACGTCATGTATTTACCAAAATAGAACAATAG
- the radC gene encoding RadC family protein yields MYDITIPKEALLPRERLVQLGAEKLSNQELLAIVLRTGTKKEPVMALSQSILSELDSLAELHDLSLQELQEIHGIGQAKSTELKAMLELAKRIQASEKKRSERMTGSQQVARKMMIEIGREKQEHLVVLYLDTQNRIIEQRTIFIGTVRRSVAEPREILYYACKNMATSMILVHNHPSGTVEPSENDLRFTEKLKRCCDDMGMILLDHLIIGQKDYFSFREESDLL; encoded by the coding sequence ATGTATGACATTACCATTCCAAAAGAAGCTTTATTACCCCGTGAACGTCTGGTGCAATTAGGGGCTGAAAAACTTAGCAATCAAGAATTATTAGCGATAGTATTAAGGACAGGTACTAAAAAAGAGCCTGTTATGGCTCTTTCTCAATCAATTTTGTCTGAGCTTGATAGTTTAGCAGAGTTGCACGACCTGTCGCTCCAAGAACTTCAGGAAATTCATGGCATTGGACAAGCAAAATCAACAGAACTAAAAGCCATGCTTGAGTTAGCAAAAAGAATCCAGGCGTCTGAGAAAAAACGCTCAGAGAGGATGACAGGGAGCCAACAAGTCGCTAGAAAAATGATGATAGAGATTGGTAGAGAGAAGCAAGAACATCTTGTTGTTCTTTATCTTGATACACAAAATCGTATTATTGAACAGCGTACTATTTTTATCGGTACGGTCAGACGATCAGTTGCCGAACCTCGCGAGATTTTGTATTATGCTTGTAAAAATATGGCAACGTCAATGATTTTAGTGCATAATCATCCTTCTGGTACAGTAGAACCGAGTGAAAATGATTTACGTTTTACAGAAAAATTAAAACGTTGTTGTGACGATATGGGCATGATACTCTTAGATCATCTGATTATCGGACAGAAAGACTATTTCAGTTTTCGTGAAGAATCAGACCTTCTTTAG
- a CDS encoding DUF4649 family protein has product MLTITYLNDAKQEKEISYANYDAYRQAQMACMIGIADHFTVTKVIYKDQTIDYTGNFGNLFYSLEKQNLD; this is encoded by the coding sequence ATGTTAACCATCACTTACCTTAATGATGCTAAACAAGAAAAAGAAATCAGCTATGCTAATTATGATGCTTATCGCCAAGCACAAATGGCTTGTATGATTGGGATTGCTGATCATTTCACTGTTACTAAAGTTATTTATAAGGATCAGACAATTGATTACACAGGTAACTTTGGCAATCTCTTTTATAGCTTAGAGAAACAAAATCTCGATTAA
- a CDS encoding gamma-glutamyl-gamma-aminobutyrate hydrolase family protein, producing MTKQPIIGIAGNRRVNPENGLLRDYVPHGFVEGVKRAGGLPLILPISDTDTARQYISMVDKLILPGGQNVNPALYGQENQAKNNDDFFEERDLFEIALLAEALKQQKPIFTVCRGTQLMNVALGGSLHQDIENHWQDDPADYLTQEMLVKEGTPLRAIYGERNTINSFHHQSIDHLASELEVIAQDPKDGTIEAVQYKHQKVPYLGVQWHPELLINSRPIDQSLFDFVVNEL from the coding sequence ATGACTAAGCAACCCATTATAGGAATAGCTGGTAATCGTCGTGTCAATCCTGAAAATGGTTTACTAAGAGACTATGTTCCTCATGGTTTTGTCGAGGGTGTAAAAAGGGCTGGTGGTTTACCACTCATTTTACCGATTTCTGATACTGACACAGCTCGGCAGTATATATCTATGGTTGATAAACTTATTTTACCTGGTGGCCAAAATGTTAATCCTGCTCTCTACGGGCAAGAAAACCAGGCTAAAAATAATGATGACTTCTTTGAAGAGCGAGATCTATTTGAAATCGCTCTTCTTGCTGAAGCTCTAAAACAACAAAAGCCCATATTCACTGTTTGTCGAGGAACTCAGTTGATGAACGTTGCTCTTGGCGGTAGCCTCCATCAAGATATTGAAAATCATTGGCAGGATGATCCCGCTGACTATTTGACACAGGAAATGCTTGTTAAAGAAGGAACGCCTCTTCGAGCTATCTATGGTGAAAGAAATACCATTAACTCATTTCACCATCAAAGTATTGATCATCTGGCTAGTGAGTTAGAAGTCATTGCCCAAGATCCAAAAGATGGCACTATTGAAGCTGTCCAATACAAGCATCAAAAAGTGCCTTATCTGGGTGTCCAATGGCATCCTGAATTGTTAATCAATAGCCGCCCAATTGACCAAAGCCTGTTTGACTTTGTGGTCAATGAACTCTAA
- a CDS encoding NAD kinase codes for MTQMNITDKPIRIAIIANGKYQSKRIASKIFNVLRDDPDFYLSKKNPDVVITIGGDGMLLSAFHMYEKELDTVRFVGIHTGHLGFYTDYRDFEVDKLIDTLRQDQGDSISYPILKVKVTLDDGRVYRSRALNEATVKRIEKTMVADVMINKVKFERFRGDGILVSTPTGSTAYNKSLGGAVLHPTIEALQMTEISSINNRVFRTLGSSLIIPKDDRIVLVPKRLGTYTVSIDNKTYHHKNIAKVEFYISNHKIHFVSTPSHTSFWARVKDAFIGDLDS; via the coding sequence ATGACACAGATGAATATTACAGATAAGCCAATAAGAATTGCCATTATTGCTAATGGTAAGTATCAAAGTAAACGAATTGCCTCAAAGATTTTCAATGTTCTTCGTGATGATCCAGACTTTTATTTGAGTAAAAAAAATCCTGATGTTGTGATTACAATCGGTGGCGATGGTATGCTTTTATCAGCTTTTCACATGTATGAGAAGGAACTGGATACGGTTCGTTTTGTTGGTATTCATACAGGGCACTTAGGATTTTATACGGATTATCGTGATTTTGAAGTTGATAAGCTCATTGACACACTACGCCAAGATCAAGGAGATAGTATTTCTTACCCTATTCTCAAGGTTAAGGTTACTTTGGACGATGGTAGGGTCTATCGCTCGCGCGCGCTTAATGAAGCAACAGTTAAGCGTATCGAAAAAACCATGGTGGCAGATGTCATGATTAATAAAGTAAAATTTGAACGTTTTCGTGGGGATGGCATCTTAGTATCAACGCCGACAGGAAGTACAGCCTATAATAAATCTTTAGGTGGCGCTGTTCTTCATCCCACTATTGAAGCTCTTCAAATGACAGAAATCTCAAGTATTAATAATCGTGTTTTCCGCACCTTGGGCTCCTCATTGATTATTCCTAAGGATGACCGTATTGTCTTGGTTCCTAAACGTCTGGGAACCTATACGGTTTCGATTGATAATAAGACTTATCATCATAAAAACATTGCCAAAGTAGAATTTTACATTTCTAATCATAAGATTCATTTTGTATCAACGCCTAGTCACACAAGCTTCTGGGCAAGGGTCAAGGATGCCTTTATTGGAGATTTGGATTCATGA
- a CDS encoding CYTH domain-containing protein, with amino-acid sequence MTNLEIEYKTMLNKAEFNHLQNLLMHVNPITQTNYYFDTPEGDMRSKKLSLRIRTFDKLAELTLKIPETVGTMEYNVSLTKKEAREIMDTGCFPDCHIRELLTDKKIPLENLTVLGHLTTIRRETRLPIGLLALDKNHYSDRIDYELELEVEDAEKGQKDFDEYLKRHNINYKYAKSKVARFAATLQNR; translated from the coding sequence ATGACTAATCTCGAAATTGAATACAAGACCATGCTGAATAAAGCAGAGTTCAATCATCTACAAAACCTATTAATGCACGTCAATCCTATTACTCAGACTAATTATTATTTTGATACACCAGAAGGTGATATGCGTTCTAAAAAGTTATCCCTTCGTATCCGTACCTTTGATAAGTTAGCTGAGTTAACCTTGAAAATACCTGAGACAGTTGGTACTATGGAGTACAATGTTTCCTTAACAAAAAAAGAAGCAAGAGAAATCATGGACACCGGTTGCTTTCCTGATTGTCATATTAGAGAATTATTAACCGATAAAAAAATCCCTCTCGAAAACCTTACCGTTTTGGGACACTTGACGACCATTAGACGTGAAACGCGTCTGCCTATTGGTCTATTAGCTCTGGATAAAAATCATTACTCGGACCGCATTGATTACGAATTAGAATTAGAGGTCGAGGATGCCGAAAAAGGGCAAAAAGATTTTGACGAATACTTAAAACGGCATAATATCAATTATAAATACGCTAAAAGCAAGGTTGCTAGATTTGCTGCAACCCTTCAAAATAGATAG
- a CDS encoding cysteine desulfurase family protein, translating to MIYLDNAATTPLTEAVIAEMTAAMALQLTNPSSIHAHGRLASQKLREYRQTIAAMMKTSPNNIIFTSGGTESNNTVLKGYALAHQHQRKHIITSAIEHHSVLHTLSYLEERFGFDVTYLQPVNGTIGPEEVRSALRDDTILVSLMYANNETGDLLPIADIASLLKEHPAAFHVDAVQVAGKIALEPEALGIDFMSISAHKFHGPKGVGILYHHQKQFDSLLHGGEQESKHRASTENLISIAGMAKALADAQNNLANNWSKVSHLKETFLEHLDGLNYYLNTNELAMPHVVNIGFPGANNGILLTQLDLQGYSVSTGSACTAGTVDPSHVLAAKYGDNSPRLQESIRISFSELNTEDEVIGLAHLLKSLLGDN from the coding sequence TTGATTTATTTGGATAATGCTGCAACCACTCCCTTAACAGAAGCCGTTATTGCTGAAATGACAGCAGCGATGGCTCTTCAGTTGACTAACCCGTCAAGTATTCACGCACATGGACGATTAGCTAGTCAAAAATTAAGAGAATACCGACAGACCATCGCAGCAATGATGAAAACATCTCCAAATAATATTATATTTACCTCTGGTGGCACTGAAAGTAACAATACTGTTTTAAAAGGCTACGCTTTAGCTCATCAGCATCAAAGAAAACATATTATCACTTCTGCTATCGAACATCACTCTGTTCTCCATACCTTGTCTTACTTAGAAGAACGTTTTGGTTTTGATGTCACCTATCTACAGCCAGTCAATGGTACCATAGGTCCTGAAGAAGTTCGCTCTGCCTTACGTGATGATACGATTCTCGTCAGTCTCATGTACGCCAATAATGAAACTGGTGACCTCCTTCCTATTGCTGATATCGCTTCTCTATTGAAAGAGCATCCTGCTGCCTTCCATGTTGACGCTGTACAAGTAGCAGGAAAGATAGCTCTTGAACCAGAGGCACTTGGTATTGATTTTATGTCCATATCAGCTCATAAATTTCATGGTCCTAAAGGCGTGGGTATCCTCTATCATCACCAAAAACAGTTTGATTCCTTGTTACATGGTGGCGAGCAAGAAAGCAAACATCGTGCGAGTACAGAAAATCTTATTAGTATTGCAGGGATGGCTAAAGCATTAGCAGATGCCCAAAACAATCTTGCCAATAATTGGTCTAAAGTCAGTCACCTAAAAGAAACCTTCTTAGAGCATCTTGATGGACTGAACTATTATCTCAATACGAATGAATTGGCTATGCCACATGTCGTTAACATTGGATTCCCAGGTGCTAATAATGGCATCTTATTAACTCAACTTGACCTACAAGGCTATTCCGTTTCAACAGGCTCAGCATGCACAGCAGGAACTGTCGATCCCAGTCATGTTTTAGCTGCTAAATATGGAGATAACTCTCCAAGACTTCAAGAATCAATCCGTATCAGCTTTTCAGAATTGAATACCGAAGATGAGGTGATCGGATTAGCGCATTTATTAAAATCATTATTAGGAGATAACTAA
- a CDS encoding VOC family protein produces the protein MLKQSGEQGAIMQAIRGIHHISAMVGDLEKVLSFYRKILGLRLVKKTVNFDDKIGYHLYFGSQSALLGPLITFFPQQLQTGHKGSGQVGKIAFRVPINQLDYWENHLKSFGIKTKKGYWFQDKALYFNDFDQLELALIVSAQISNNPEIQAFHGLSIYSSQPQASKEFLGKTMGFLAVSEDEEHFYLKIPGKRYEELLIEQFVSPAGIWGVGTVHHFARSVLDEIEEEAWRKFLIDEGRDVTILRDRKYFKSIYFREPGQVIFEMATEAPGLLVDESKEELGKQLQLPQNTNDIANRLKRSCLE, from the coding sequence ATGTTAAAACAAAGTGGAGAGCAAGGAGCAATCATGCAAGCCATTAGGGGAATACATCACATTAGTGCTATGGTTGGCGATTTGGAAAAGGTATTGTCCTTTTATAGAAAAATTCTTGGATTACGACTGGTCAAAAAAACAGTCAATTTTGATGATAAAATCGGTTATCATCTTTACTTTGGAAGTCAATCGGCTCTGCTTGGTCCTCTGATAACTTTCTTTCCACAACAACTTCAAACAGGTCACAAAGGGAGTGGTCAAGTGGGGAAAATAGCTTTTAGGGTTCCCATTAACCAACTGGACTATTGGGAAAATCACCTAAAATCTTTCGGTATCAAAACTAAGAAAGGTTATTGGTTTCAAGATAAAGCACTTTATTTCAATGATTTTGACCAACTTGAGCTAGCATTAATTGTTTCGGCACAAATATCAAACAATCCTGAAATACAAGCTTTTCATGGACTTAGCATTTACTCTAGTCAGCCACAAGCGTCAAAAGAATTTTTGGGAAAGACTATGGGATTTCTTGCTGTAAGTGAGGATGAAGAGCATTTTTACCTAAAGATTCCTGGAAAAAGATATGAGGAGCTACTCATTGAGCAATTCGTATCGCCGGCTGGTATATGGGGTGTGGGAACGGTTCATCATTTTGCTCGGTCGGTATTAGATGAGATTGAGGAAGAGGCTTGGAGAAAATTTCTGATAGACGAGGGACGAGATGTGACAATTCTTAGAGATCGAAAATATTTTAAGTCTATTTATTTTAGAGAGCCCGGTCAAGTTATTTTTGAAATGGCAACGGAAGCTCCAGGGCTTTTGGTTGATGAAAGTAAAGAGGAACTCGGGAAACAGTTACAGTTACCACAAAATACGAACGACATTGCCAACAGATTGAAGAGGTCTTGCTTAGAATAG
- the pta gene encoding phosphate acetyltransferase, whose protein sequence is MEGIRSLFGGLREKIAGKHVKIVFPEGDDERVVRAAARLKFEGLVDPIILGKPEEVRALLAKLGFEDPKSKIIDPETYEDFEAMKEEFVNIRKGKATLEDADKMLRDVNYFGVMLVQMGLADGMVSGAIHSTADTVRPALQIIKTKPGISRTSGVFLMNRENTNERYIMADCAINIEPSAQELAEIAVNTAQTAAIFDIDPKVAMLSFSTKGSGKSPQVDKVAEATKLAKEMAPELALDGELQFDAAFVPATAAIKAPDSDVAGQANTFVFPDLQSGNIGYKIAQRLGMFDAIGPILQGLNKPVNDLSRGSSADDIYKLGIITAAQALEEK, encoded by the coding sequence ATGGAAGGTATTCGTTCACTGTTTGGTGGTTTGCGTGAAAAAATTGCTGGGAAACATGTTAAAATCGTTTTTCCAGAAGGAGACGATGAACGTGTTGTTCGTGCAGCAGCTCGTTTAAAATTTGAAGGACTGGTTGATCCAATCATCCTAGGTAAGCCAGAAGAAGTTAGAGCTTTACTTGCAAAATTAGGTTTCGAAGATCCCAAATCTAAAATTATTGATCCAGAAACTTACGAGGATTTTGAAGCAATGAAAGAAGAGTTTGTTAACATCCGTAAAGGAAAAGCAACTCTAGAAGATGCTGATAAAATGCTTCGTGATGTGAACTATTTTGGTGTTATGTTGGTCCAAATGGGACTTGCTGATGGTATGGTATCTGGTGCGATTCATTCAACTGCAGATACAGTTCGTCCAGCGCTTCAAATCATCAAAACAAAACCAGGCATTTCTCGTACATCAGGTGTTTTCTTGATGAACCGTGAAAATACCAATGAACGCTATATCATGGCTGACTGTGCTATTAATATTGAACCAAGTGCTCAAGAGTTAGCTGAAATTGCAGTTAATACTGCACAGACGGCAGCTATCTTTGATATTGATCCTAAAGTAGCTATGTTGAGCTTCTCAACAAAAGGTTCTGGTAAATCTCCGCAAGTTGATAAAGTTGCTGAGGCAACCAAGTTGGCTAAAGAGATGGCTCCAGAGCTTGCCTTAGATGGTGAGTTGCAGTTTGATGCTGCCTTTGTTCCGGCGACTGCAGCAATCAAAGCACCAGATAGCGATGTTGCTGGTCAAGCCAATACATTTGTCTTCCCGGACCTCCAATCAGGTAACATTGGTTACAAGATAGCGCAACGTTTAGGTATGTTTGATGCTATTGGACCTATTCTTCAAGGACTTAACAAGCCGGTTAATGACCTTTCTCGTGGTTCAAGTGCTGATGATATCTATAAACTTGGCATCATTACAGCTGCACAAGCCTTAGAAGAAAAATAA
- a CDS encoding GTP pyrophosphokinase, whose product MTMDWEEFLDPYIQAVGELKIKLRGIRKQYRKQQKHSPIEFVTGRVKSVESIQEKMALRGVLLENVAQDIQDIAGLRVMVQFVDDVDEVLRLLRQRHDLKVVQERDYIRHMKSSGYRSYHVVVEYPVDTIDGQKTILAEIQIRTLAMNFWATIEHSLNYKYQGDFPDDIKQRLEITAKIALELDEEMRKIKEDIQEAQLLFDPANRSLSDGVGNSDDTDEYYR is encoded by the coding sequence ATGACAATGGATTGGGAAGAATTTCTAGACCCTTATATTCAAGCCGTTGGCGAATTGAAAATTAAACTGAGGGGAATCCGTAAGCAATATCGTAAACAACAAAAGCATTCTCCTATTGAATTTGTAACTGGACGAGTCAAATCAGTCGAGAGTATTCAAGAAAAGATGGCTCTACGAGGGGTTCTTTTAGAGAATGTTGCTCAGGATATTCAAGACATCGCTGGCCTCAGAGTGATGGTTCAGTTTGTTGATGATGTGGATGAGGTCTTAAGACTTTTAAGACAACGTCATGATTTAAAAGTTGTTCAAGAGAGAGATTACATTAGACATATGAAGTCAAGTGGCTATCGTTCGTATCATGTAGTAGTTGAATACCCTGTTGATACGATTGATGGACAAAAGACGATTTTAGCAGAGATTCAAATTAGAACATTGGCCATGAATTTTTGGGCAACGATAGAGCATTCCTTGAACTATAAATATCAGGGAGATTTTCCAGATGATATCAAGCAACGCTTGGAGATAACTGCAAAGATTGCCCTTGAATTGGATGAGGAGATGCGAAAGATCAAAGAAGATATTCAAGAAGCGCAGTTGCTTTTTGATCCAGCCAATAGAAGTTTAAGTGATGGTGTAGGAAATAGTGATGACACAGATGAATATTACAGATAA
- a CDS encoding redox-sensing transcriptional repressor Rex yields the protein MSVEKTIPKATAKRLSLYYRIFKRFNTDNIEKASSKQIADAMGIDSATVRRDFSHFGELGRRGFGYDVKKLMNFFADILDDHSTTNVTLVGVGNIGRALMHYRFHDRNKMQIAIAFDRDDNDIVGTSSPDGIPIHGISTIKETLKDTDIETAILTVPSLQAQEVADQLVEAGIKGILSFSPVHLSVPKDVVVQYVDLTSELQTLLYFMNQKQN from the coding sequence ATGTCTGTTGAAAAAACTATTCCTAAAGCGACAGCCAAACGCTTATCACTGTATTACCGTATCTTTAAACGTTTTAACACTGATAATATCGAAAAAGCAAGCTCTAAACAAATCGCAGATGCTATGGGAATTGACTCTGCTACTGTCCGTCGTGACTTTTCCCATTTCGGTGAGTTAGGGCGTCGCGGTTTTGGTTACGATGTCAAAAAACTCATGAATTTCTTCGCTGATATTCTTGATGATCACTCTACAACTAATGTTACTCTTGTTGGTGTTGGTAATATTGGTCGTGCCCTTATGCACTATCGCTTCCATGATCGCAACAAGATGCAAATTGCTATTGCTTTTGATCGTGATGATAATGATATCGTTGGAACAAGCTCTCCAGACGGTATTCCAATTCATGGTATCTCTACTATCAAAGAAACTCTCAAGGATACAGATATTGAAACAGCTATCCTTACTGTTCCAAGCCTCCAAGCCCAAGAAGTTGCAGATCAGTTGGTAGAAGCTGGTATTAAGGGTATTCTAAGCTTTTCACCTGTTCACTTATCTGTACCAAAAGATGTTGTTGTGCAATATGTTGATTTGACAAGTGAGTTACAAACACTTCTTTACTTTATGAATCAAAAACAAAACTAG
- a CDS encoding ribose-phosphate diphosphokinase has translation MAQKNATPQMKLFSLTSNNDIAEKISEASGIPLGKVSSRQFSDGEIMINIEESVRGDDIYIIQSTSFPVNDNLWELLIMIDACKRASANSITAVMPYFGYSRQDRVAASREPITAKLVANMLVKAGVDRIVTLDLHAVQVQGFFNIPVDNLFTTPLFAEHYINKGFSGEDIVVVSPKNSGIKRARSLAEYLDAPIAIIDYAQEDDSHREEGYIIGDVSGKKAILIDDILNTGKTFAEASKIVKRGGATDIYAVASHGLFAGGAADILEAAPIKEILLTDSVLSKERVPQNAKYITASDLFADAIVRIQERQPLSPLFTFHHNED, from the coding sequence ATGGCACAAAAAAACGCCACCCCTCAAATGAAACTTTTTTCATTGACATCAAACAATGACATCGCTGAAAAAATTTCGGAAGCCTCTGGAATTCCTCTTGGAAAAGTGTCTTCTCGTCAATTCTCAGATGGTGAGATCATGATTAATATTGAAGAGAGTGTTCGTGGAGATGATATCTATATCATTCAATCTACTAGTTTTCCAGTTAATGATAATCTTTGGGAATTGCTCATCATGATTGATGCTTGTAAGCGTGCAAGTGCCAACTCTATTACTGCTGTAATGCCATATTTTGGTTATTCACGTCAAGACCGTGTTGCTGCTTCTCGTGAACCTATCACGGCAAAACTAGTAGCCAATATGTTAGTTAAGGCAGGAGTTGATCGTATTGTAACCCTTGATCTCCATGCTGTTCAAGTCCAAGGATTCTTTAACATTCCAGTTGATAACTTATTCACTACTCCTTTATTTGCAGAACACTACATCAATAAAGGCTTCTCTGGAGAAGATATTGTTGTCGTTAGTCCAAAAAATTCTGGTATTAAGCGCGCTCGCAGCCTAGCTGAATATCTTGATGCCCCTATCGCTATTATTGACTATGCTCAGGAAGACGATAGTCATCGAGAAGAAGGCTACATCATCGGTGATGTTTCTGGTAAAAAAGCTATTCTTATCGATGATATTCTAAATACTGGTAAAACTTTTGCAGAAGCAAGTAAAATTGTTAAACGCGGAGGCGCTACTGACATTTATGCTGTAGCCAGTCATGGTCTCTTTGCTGGAGGTGCTGCTGATATTTTAGAAGCTGCTCCTATCAAAGAAATTCTTTTAACAGACTCTGTTTTGTCTAAAGAACGTGTGCCGCAAAATGCTAAATATATCACTGCTAGTGATTTATTTGCAGATGCTATCGTTCGTATTCAAGAAAGACAACCACTCAGCCCACTCTTTACATTTCATCACAACGAGGATTAA
- a CDS encoding SDR family oxidoreductase, whose amino-acid sequence MVKTALVTGATAGFGTSIARELVAKGYQVIGTGRRLERLDALKKELGDSFCPLQMDLLSKETITAALNSIPEPFKTIDILINNAGLALGLEKANEANFEDWETMIMTNIMGLTYLTHQILPDMVKRQSGYVINIGSIAGNYPYPGGNVYGATKAFVKQFSLNLRADLAGTHVRVTNIEPGLAGGTEFSNVRFKGDNEKASQLYEKANSLQPEDIARTVLWLVEQPEHMNVNRIEIMPTSQSFGALPVFKE is encoded by the coding sequence ATGGTAAAAACGGCATTAGTAACTGGAGCAACTGCTGGATTTGGAACGTCGATTGCAAGAGAATTAGTTGCCAAGGGGTATCAGGTGATTGGAACAGGTCGCCGACTGGAACGTTTGGATGCTTTGAAAAAAGAATTAGGGGACAGTTTCTGCCCCCTTCAAATGGATTTGTTATCAAAAGAGACTATCACAGCAGCACTCAATAGTATTCCGGAGCCATTTAAGACTATTGATATCTTAATCAATAATGCTGGTCTAGCACTGGGGCTTGAAAAAGCCAATGAAGCCAATTTTGAAGATTGGGAAACAATGATTATGACTAATATTATGGGTCTAACCTATTTGACTCATCAAATCTTACCTGATATGGTTAAACGTCAATCCGGTTATGTGATTAATATTGGTTCAATTGCAGGAAATTATCCTTATCCAGGTGGTAATGTCTATGGAGCAACGAAAGCTTTTGTCAAACAATTTTCCCTTAATCTTCGAGCTGATTTAGCTGGAACTCATGTTAGAGTAACAAACATTGAGCCTGGTCTTGCTGGTGGAACAGAGTTCTCAAATGTTCGTTTTAAAGGGGATAATGAAAAAGCAAGTCAACTCTATGAAAAAGCTAACAGCCTTCAGCCAGAAGATATTGCTAGAACAGTTCTCTGGTTGGTTGAGCAGCCAGAACATATGAATGTCAATCGTATTGAAATCATGCCAACCTCTCAAAGCTTTGGGGCTTTACCTGTTTTTAAGGAATAG
- a CDS encoding RluA family pseudouridine synthase — protein MRFEFVAHRPGKVKSLLKEHDISKGLLAKIKFKGGHIWVNEREQNAIHIVDVGDVIAVDIPDELPYEKLEPIDMPLAVVAEDDHFLVLNKPSGVASIPSVNHSNTMANFVKGYFIKQKYPNLQVHIVTRLDRDTSGLMLFAKHGYAHARLDKQLQKKVIEKRYFALVSGKGNLDKHGEIIAPIARDEDSIITRRVHHSGKYAHTTYEVVASYGDVHLVDIRLHTGRTHQIRVHFAHIGFPLLGDDLYGGRMDLGIERQALHCHTLSFFDPFIEERVTHELGLTNDFENVIIALENDNR, from the coding sequence ATGAGATTTGAATTTGTTGCTCATAGACCAGGCAAGGTCAAGTCTCTTCTGAAAGAACATGATATTTCTAAAGGTCTCCTAGCTAAAATTAAGTTTAAAGGTGGCCATATTTGGGTAAATGAGAGAGAACAAAATGCTATTCATATTGTTGATGTCGGAGATGTGATTGCTGTTGATATTCCCGATGAATTGCCTTATGAAAAACTAGAGCCTATTGATATGCCTTTAGCGGTTGTGGCTGAGGACGATCATTTTTTAGTCTTAAATAAGCCTTCAGGTGTGGCTAGTATTCCAAGTGTCAATCATTCTAATACCATGGCGAATTTTGTTAAAGGCTATTTTATAAAACAGAAGTATCCTAACTTACAAGTTCATATTGTCACGCGTTTAGATCGTGATACTAGTGGCCTTATGTTATTTGCTAAGCATGGTTATGCTCATGCTCGTTTAGATAAGCAGTTGCAGAAGAAGGTCATTGAAAAACGTTATTTTGCTCTTGTTTCGGGAAAAGGTAACTTAGACAAGCACGGGGAAATCATTGCGCCTATTGCGCGTGATGAGGATTCTATTATCACGCGTCGGGTTCACCATTCAGGAAAATATGCACATACGACTTATGAAGTAGTTGCTTCATATGGTGATGTTCATTTGGTTGATATACGACTTCATACAGGAAGGACACACCAGATTCGTGTCCATTTCGCTCATATTGGTTTTCCCTTACTTGGAGACGATTTATACGGAGGACGCATGGATTTGGGGATAGAGCGACAGGCCCTACACTGTCATACTTTATCTTTCTTCGATCCTTTCATAGAAGAAAGAGTGACTCACGAGCTTGGCTTGACAAATGATTTCGAAAACGTTATCATAGCATTAGAAAATGATAATAGATAG